The DNA segment AACGCAGCAATTAGTTATTCCAACGACAGGCACTAAACTAACCCTCGCAACAAATTCGTCTACTTTGACTGCGGGTCAAAGTGCGCAAGTATCTGCTACAGCAGTAGATGGCGTTGGACAGCTTATTGCAGGTGCAACGGTTAATCTGCTTGACTCTGCAGGCAAAGTTATTCCAGGTATCGCCTCGCAGAAAACGGGCACGAATGGGGTAGCTACGTTTAGTGTGCCTGCTACTGCGGTGCCAGCATCAGGTCAGTTAACTGTGACTGGGCAGTTGGTAGGGAATGTTGATACTACAATCACGCAAACAGGTAATAACAGCGTGACATTGACTGCAAGTATACCAAATCAAGCGATCACTTTTCTTTCATCTTCAAGTGCCTTAGTTAATATCAATACAAATGCCAGTCTCGCAGTGCAAGTTCAAGCTGCAACTCAGGCAGAATTGACTGGTCAGAATGTGACTTTTGTGACTAGTCAAGGTTTACTTAGTTTGACCAGCGCACCGATTACCAACATCGCTAAAAATGCATCTGGTAACTGGGTAGGAACTGCAGAGACAACACTAAGTTCGGGCTCACCTGGCACTGCAACGGTTGTAGCAAGTTTTGGTAAAAATACCGTAACAGGCAATGTTCAGATTATTTCTACGATTCCTGCTGCAATGACATTACAATCCGGCACTTCAGTACTGGCCCCTAAAGCCAATACGACGATCATTGCTCTTGTCAAAGATGTGAATGGTGCTCCTGTATCCAATGCAGTTGTGAAGTTTGCGATCGCTACAGATCCATCAGGTGGATCATTATCTTCACCATTAGCAACAACGGATGGGACCGGTCAAGCATCCGTAACCTATACAGCTGGTGCAACTTCAACACTCACTAAAGCGATCTCAATCACAGCTACGGTTACTGGTTCTGCGGGTGGAGCTGTTGTGAACGGTGCTGCGCCAGTGACGTTAACGGTTGCCGGTCAGTCTGCATATATCACGATTTCACAAGATAATACCGTTGTTCTTGTAGATACGGCTCCGACGTATTATTTCAAGAATTTTTCTGAGTCTGTAGTGGATATTAATGGTGGTGCAATTGCAAACCAGCAGGTCAGTGTATCGTTGGTGCCGCAGTCCTATATGAAAGGATATTATGTATATGACAAAACTGCATCCTTATGGGAACAAGTAGTAACGGCAACTTGTTCAGCAACAACATCATCACCGTTTGTTAATCCTGTGGCCTTGCTTTCAAGCACGGCTTCGGGAGCTTCTTTGAATTTTGTGACAGGTACACAAGGATCGTTTGACTATCAAATTCGCTATGGGAAGAATTATGCAAATTGGGTAACGTTAAGTATGAACGCTTCTACTGTAGTCGGGACTAATCAAACCGTTACTGGTTTGAGTATTACTCCACCAGTTCTTGGTACGGACATTTCAGGGCCTGTAAACGTAGCTCCACCCAATGCGATCAGCCCATTTAATCCGATTCCTAAGCCATCAGACTTTGATCCAACAACGCCGTCAGGTTATACCGCAGCATATCTAGCGACTTTACATACTTGTCCGTAACATATTTTCTTTGATTTATAGTCGAACTGAACCCCGTACTTTACGGGGTTTTTCTATTGATAAATATTATCCAAGTTGAATCACTACCGAGATGATTTATAGAAAAAATCAATGAATTTTATAAAAATCGCGCTAGAATGCGAATCCTTTTTAATTGTTGGCAAGTTCTGATATTGCCCTACCCATTTACATATTGTTTTGAAAGTGTGGATTTATACCAATGACAGCAGCACACACCGCACGATTGCTGATCACTTGCGCTGATCGCCCAGGTATCGTGCAAGCCGTATCCAGTTTTCTTTATCACCACGGCGCGAATATCATTTCGCTGGATCAGTACGCGACTGAAGAGCAGGGCGGCACGTATTTTATGCGGGTTGAGTTTGCGCTTGATCGTTTGCAAGAAGTACGCGATGTACTGACTCGTTCATTTGGGGATACCGTTGCGGCGCAATATCAGATGAGTTGGCAGTTGACTCTGGTTGGTGACATCAAAAAAGTCGGTATTCTGGTCTCCAAATATGACCATGCACTGCTTGAGTTGTTATGGCGTTGGTCACGGGGCTTACTCCCTTGTGAAATCACACAAGTAGTCAGTAACCATGAAGACTTACGGGATGCGGTGGAACGTTTTGGTGTGCCGTATCATGTGGTGAAAGTCACCAAAGAGAATAAAGTTGAAGCTGAAGCCGAAATTCACGAGCTAATGGCTGGCAATGATGTACTGGTACTCGCACGTTATATGCAAATCTTAAGCAGTGAGTTTGTTGAGAAGTGGTCCTATCGGGTGATTAATATCCATCATTCGTTTTTACCAGCGTTTGTTGGTGCAGATCCCTATCGTCAAGCCTATGAAAAAGGCGTGAAACTGATTGGTGCGACTGCACATTATGTGACGGCGGATCTAGACCAAGGGCCAATTATTGAGCAAGCCGTGGAGCGTGTTAGCCATCGTTATACGGTTGAAGACCTGCGTGAATTGGGTGAAGATGTTGAACGTAATGTATTAACCCGTGCTGTGCGTTGGCATCTCGAAGATCGTGTTATTGTGCATGATAATAAAACAATTGTTTTTGATTAAAATTAATTCCTTCGTTGTTGCCCCCTTTTCAAAGGGGGCTTTTTTTGGAAGTCACCTCTTTGGCACATCACCACACACCGACATATACGCTGGGCCTCTTGCTGAGTCTTTATATTGCCCAAGGGTTGCCAGCTGGTTTTTTAACGCAGGCGCTTCCTGCGATCCTACGTCAATATCACGTATCGCTGACAGTCATTGGTTGGTCGGGATTACTGTTGTTTCCTTGGGCGGTGAAATTTTTGTGGGCGCCAGTAGTGGATCATCATTACAGCGAGAAAGTTGGCCAAAGCCGGAGTTGGATATTACCAATGTCCAGTCTAGCCATTTTGATTCTGCTGTGTGTGGCTATGTTTGAACCCACCTCATTGGTTCATCCTACGTCCGCATTCGTATTATTTGGTTTGTTATTTTTGCTCAGCATCGTGGGCGCAACACAGGATATTGCGACGGACGGACTTGCGGTACGTATGCTTGGCAGTGAGGCGCGCAGTGCAGGGAATGCTGTTCAGGTGACTGGCTATCGCATTGGCTTGATCGTTGGTGGCGGTTTGCTGTTGATCGTGATGGATTATTGGTCGTGGATGGCGGTGTTTTTTGCCATGATTGGACTTGTTATTCTCAATACTTTGCCGGTTCTGTTTTTTAAAGAGCCACTATGGTTGGAGCGTAAAGCAAAGCAAACGAATCACATTCAACCCTCTCGATCTGATCAACTTTCTTCAGTTGAACAATTAAAAATGAAGGTCAGTCAGTTTTGGGCGAAATTTCAGATTCAGTTTGGCTATTTCTGGTCGAATACAGAGATGCGTGCATGGTTACTTGTGCTGCTGGTTTTTAAAATTGCGGATTATATGTCGAGTGGGATGGTCAAACCCATGATGGTCGATATGGGTTTTAGCCTATCCAAGATTGGTTTTTGGGGAACTATCTTAGGTTCTGCATCATCTTTAGTGGGGGCTGCTTTGGCGGCCCTGCTGATGCGGCATATGCGCAGGGTCACGGCGCTCTGGGTGTTTAATGGCTTACAAGCATTGACAACGGGACTGTACAGCTTAATTGCTTTGCTCCACTCACAGGGTTATGCCCTGCAAGGTTGGGAGTTATATGCGGCAAATGCGATAGAGCATGTTGCTGCTGCAATGGCTATGGTCGGTTTGCTGACGGTTGCGATGGACTATGCGCGTCCTGCGCATGCGGGCAGTGATTTTACCTTTCAAGTTTGCGCGATGACAATATTGGGTGGAATGGGTTATTTGATCAGTGGCTATCTGGCTAATGGTTTAGGTTATACAGCCCAGTTTGGGCTGTCGGCAGGTTTGGGGATAGTTCTTCTCTTACCCATTCTGTATTGGGGGCGTTTGTTTCATCAGCCTCCAACTGCAAGCACCTCTTTGCATATTAAGCAACTGGGTGAATGAATCTTAAAGATTTAATGGACTCGTCCGACACGTAATGCAATTGGCCATTCAATTTTCCGTAAGGTTTCAGGTTTTCCCCAAAGCGGCCGTAATGTGGCTTCAAGTTCCGGAATCGGGTTGTGGCCTGTTGAGGCCATGTATTGCTTGGTCGCAGACCATGTAGCTTGGTAACCGATGAAATGGGGTAGCGACCACTCGGCTTCTAATTTAAATGTAGGTGCGCTGATTTCCTCGAAAGGGAAGGGCAAATCGCGATATAGATTCTCAACCCACTTTCGCTCGGGTGGCCAGTAATTGCCGATGATATCGTGATAATAGTGCAGTGATGGAACATCAATAGTTTCATCGACACGATGATGCGCATAGGTAATTAGTGCAATTACGCCTTGCGGTTTGAGGACACGTTTAGCCTCAGCATAGAACGCATCAAAATCAAACCAGTGTACCGCCTGTGCGACGACAAGGAGATCAACCGATTGATCTGGCAAGTTTGTGTGCTCGGCAGGTGCAACGCTGAATTGTACATTTGCGGGACCTGTTGCCTGTGTGATCTGATCCACTGAGGCATCTGTTGCCGCAACCTGAGTAAAATATTGAGCTAAATGTTTTGCCGCTTGACCATTTCCCGTAGCACAATCCCACGCAAGCTCATGTTCTACACATAAACTAGATAGCCAAGTGAAAAGCGCATTCGGGTAGTCTGGCCGAAAAGTTGCGTATGCATTGGCAAGAGATGAGAAATGGTCTTTAAACGTTGACATGGTGAGCTTCTTCTTTTTTGGGTACTGGACAAAAACTGCCTCAACATAGCATTAAATTTGTGTCATCGACTACTTCCAAAGTTGTGCCATTTGGTTATAGGTCTTTAATATTTTTTAGAGATAAGCTATTCGTCATGCGTTATTAAAACCTCAGAATGACTTAATGGTAATATGTTTTATAAACCATTTGGTTATAAATGTTGAGATAAGTCAGTGGAGCTTTTGAGATGAATTTAGCATTGGTGATCAATGTCGTGGTGTTCATCGGTTTGCTGGTGCTACTCGGTCAGACACAGCGGACATCTTGGAGCCTTGCTAAAAAAGTATTGGCAGGTCTTACGATCGGTGTGGTCTTTGGTCTGGCATTACAGCTTATCTATGGGCCAACAAACGCAGTCCTTAAAGAGTCAATTACCTGGTTTAATATCGTGGGCAATGGTTACGTCCAGTTGCTTGAAATGATTGTGATGCCGCTGGTATTCGCATCGATTTTAAGCGCGGTTGCCAAACTACATAATGCATCTTCTTTGGGCAAGATCAGCTTCCTCACCATAGGGATATTATTGTTCACCACCTTGATAGCAGCACTTGTTGGGGTGTTGATGACCAATCTTTTTGGTTTGACTGCTGAAGGTCTGGTGCAAGGTGCTAAGGAAACAGCACGTTTAACGGCAATTCAAACCAATTATGTCGGTCAATTGACTGATCTCTCAGTGCCGCAATTGATTTTGTCATTTATTCCTACCAATCCTTTTGCCGATTTAACTGGGGTTAAACCGACCTCGATTATCAGTGTGGTGATCTTCGCAGCACTACTGGGTGTTGCATCTCTACAGCTTTTGAAAGACGATGAGGTAAAAGGCCGACAGGTTCTTGTTGCGATTGATACGATACAAGCGTGGGTCATGAAACTGGTCCGCTTAGTGATGAAGTTGACACCTTACGGTGTACTTGCTTTGATGACCAAGGTTGTCGCAGGTTCAAATATTCAGGACATCATTAAGCTCGGAAGTTTTGTAATTGCTTCTTACCTCGGCCTTGCGATCATGTTTATTGTACATGCACTCCTGCTGAGTTTGGCGGGGATTAATCCTGCCAAGTTCTTTCGAAAAATATTGCCTGTCCTGACTTTTGCATTTACCAGTCGCTCCAGTGCGGCGAGCATTCCGCTCAACGTTGAAGCGCAAACACGACGTATTGGTGTACCCGAGTCGATTGCCAGCTTTTCTGCATCCTTTGGTGCAACCATTGGACAGAATGGCTGTGCGGGGCTTTATCCAGCGATGCTGGCGGTGATGGTCGCGCCGACGGTTGGGATCAATCCCCTAGATCCAGTGTGGATTGCGACATTGGTCGGCGTGGTAACCTTGAGTTCCGTTGGCGTAGCAGGGGTGGGCGGCGGTGCAACTTTTGCGGCACTGATTGTGCTGCCTGCCATGGGCTTGCCGGTGACTTTGGTGGCACTTCTAATCTCGGTTGAGCCGTTGATCGACATGGGGCGTACCACGCTCAATGTCAGTGGTGCGATGACTGCAGGTACGATTACGAGTCAAATATTGGGGCTCACTGATAAGACTATTTTTGATCATGAAGAAGAGGTCGAGTTGGTTCATCGCTAGGGAGTGGACGTATGAATAAAAAAGCCCAGTCAAATGACTGGGCTTTTTTTAGATCGCTACAAAAGCAAGATTACGCTTTTGCGTCATCCGCTTTTGGTTTTTCGCGTAAGCGAATACCCAGGTCACGTAGTTGATTGGGTTCAACTGGCGCTGGTGCTTGAGTCAATGGACATTCCGCAGTTTTGGTTTTCGGGAATGCAATGACATCACGAATCGAAGATGCGCCAGTCATGAGCATGATCAAGCGATCTAAACCGAATGCCAAACCACCATGCGGCGGCGCACCGTATTTCAGCGCATCAAGCAAGAAGCTGAACTTGTCTGCGGCTTCTTCATCAGAAATACCGAGCGCTTCAAACACGGCTTTTTGCATTTCTACTGTGTAGATCCGCAAGCTACCGCCACCAAGTTCAGTTCCGTTCAACACCATGTCATAAGCGACGGATGTTGCGGCACCCGGATCAGCCTTCATTTCTTCTACGCTGACTTTAGGTAGCGTGAATGGATGGTGAACCGAAGTCCATTGCCCATCACCAACTTCTTCAAACATCGGGAAGTCAACAACCCATAGTGGTGCCCACTCTGTGGTTGACATACCGAGGTCATGACCGATTTTGATACGCAGGGCGCCCATAGCATCGTTGACGATTTTGGCTTTGTCCGCACCAAAGAAAATCAAGTCGCCGTTTTGTGCGCCGGTGCGTTCAATGATGGTTTGTAGTGCGGCATCTGGGAAGAACTTGACGATCGGGGATTGCAGACCAGTTTCTTTGCCATCCAAACCATTGTTGATTTTGGTGATGTCGTTGATCTTGATGTATGCCAGCCCTTTGGCGCCGTAGATGCCGACGAATTTGGTGTAGTCATCAATTTTACCACGTGACAAGTCACCTGCATTCGGCACGCGTAATGCGACGACACGACCTTTAGGGTCTTTGGCAGGGGCTGCGAAAACTTTGAATTCGATGTCTTGCAGCAGATCCGCAACGTCAACCAATTCAAGAGGAATCCGCAGGTCGGGCTTGTCTGAAGCAAAGCGACGCATGGCTTCGGCATAGGTCATGCGTGGGAATTTATCAAACTTCACACCCATGAGGTTATCAAACAGCTTGACGATCATACCTTCCATCATAGTCATGATGTCTTCGTCATCCATGAATGACGTTTCAACGTCGATCTGGGTGAATTCAGGTTGACGATCCGCACGTAGGTCTTCGTCACGGAAACATTTTGCGATCTGATAGTAACGATCAAAACCAGACACCATCAGCAATTGTTTAAACAGTTGCGGAGATTGCGGCAGTGCAAAGAAGCTACCGGGTTGGGTACGTGACGGTACGAGATAGTCACGCGCGCCTTCAGGTGTTGCACGGGTCAGAATCGGGGTTTCGACATCCAGAAAGCCATTCTCATCCAGATAGTTACGGATTTGACTGGTGACTTTCGAGCGGAAGCGCATACGCTCGAGCATTTCTGGACGACGCATGTCGAGATAACGATATTTAAGGCGGTTTTCTTCTGAAACGTTGGTGAAATCATCGTTCAGTGGGAAAGGCGGTGTTTCTGAAGTCGCCAAGACTTCGATTTCTTTTGCCAAGACTTCTATTTGACCACTGATCATGTTGGCATTTTCGGTACCGGCATAGCGTGCACGGACGCGGCCAGTGATCTTCAGTACATATTCACTACGAACACGATCCGCAGTAGCGAATGCTTCTGGAGTATCTGGATCGATAACGACTTGCACGAGGCCATCACGGTCGCGCATATCCAGGAAAATCACGCCACCGTGGTCACGGCGACGATGTACCCAACCACAGAGGGTAACTGTTTGTTCTAAAAGAGCTTCGGTAAGTGTGCCGCAGTAATGGGTGCGCATCATGGTGCGAGATGTCCAACGTATTCTATAAAGGGCAAGATTATGCCGTATGCAGCTAGGTAGGACAAGGGATTCAGGCATATTCGCGTGAATTGAGTTGATTCATCTTATGGAGATTTGTAGGCGTAACCATCCGGTTGGGGAAAACTGTATTTATAAAAATATTGAACATTTGGTCAAAATTATTTAAGCGACATGTAGTCAATAAGTTTCTTCTATCTTTAATCAAAATATTAATTTTAAAGAATTTTAATACACATGCTTAATCTAACTATTCATTATGCCAATGACACCTAGTGATAAATTCAATTGGTCATCCCTGCATAAAAACGGGATAATAAGGCTGTCTCATTTCTTGATAGACGCCGTCATGACCGCTTTACCAACCGCACCAGCCACCCAATCCGTTCAAACCAAGCATATGCCACCTGCCTTAGTGGTGTTGATGTCTATCGCGACAGGGATATCCGTTGCCAGTTTGTATTATGCGCAGCCCTTACTCCATACCCTAGCGCTTGAGTTTCATCTGACAAGTAGCGAGGCGGGTGGTATCGTGACAACTGCACAAATTGGCTATGCGATGGGCTTATTACTGATCGTGCCTTTAGGTGATCGCTTTGAGCATCGGCGCTTAATTGTGATCATGACCTTGCTTGCCGCAGTGGGTTTAGCTTTAACGGCAATTGCACCAAGCTTTACCCTATTACTCATCGCAACGGGTTTGACCGCGTTATTCACCGTCGTTGCCCAGATTTTATTACCCTTTGCGGCAACACTTGCTGCGGATGACGAACGGGGTAAAGTCGTGGGCACGGTCATGAGCGGTTTATTGATGGGCTTATTACTCGCACGTACGGCTTCGGGATTATTGTCTTCATTGGGGAGTTGGCGCACGGTCTATGCTGTAGCCGCAATAGCGATGACCATACTGGCCTTTGTCCTCTATCGCGCATTACCGCCTTATCGTAAGATGTCATCGCTCCCTTATCCGCAGCTGATTTTATCTGTGCTGCGTTTATTTTTAGAAGAGCGGGTTTTACGCGTACGAGCATTGATTGGTGGATTGATCTTTGCCGTCTTTAGTGTGCTATGGACATCGATGGCTTTTTTGCTTGCTCAAGATCCGTTTCATTATTCTGATGGCACGATTGGGCTGTTTGGATTAATCGGTGCCATTGGCGCGCTTGCCGCTTCGGGTGCGGGTCGTCTGGCAGATCGTGGTCTGGGTGGTCGTGTCACGACTTTTGGTTTAGTCATTTTGTTATTGTCTTGGCTTGCCATGGTTTTTGCTCCGATTTCAGTTTTTGCTTTGATCGTTGGTATCTTGCTTCTTGATCTTGCAGTACAAGCGATCCATGTCAGTAATTTAAATGCACTGTTTAATAAACGTCCTGAAGCACGGAGTCGTTTGAATTCCGGCTATATGACGTCTTATTTTATTGGCGGAGCATTGGGTTCGGTCCTTTCTGCCAATGCCTATCAATATGCGGGTTGGCAAGGAGTTGTTTGGGTGGGTGCGGGTTTGAGTGCATTGGCACTGTTGGTGTGGTTTTGGAGTTTAGCGCCGATACGGCGCTGAGATGTTTATCACAATACAATGAGGTGATGTATGAGTTCGCTTACAGGTTTAACACGATACCCATTTCCTGCAAACGATGAGGAAGTGGCGCACGCACAAGGACCACAAGCTGGTGATCAGGTTATTGCGAAGTCAGGGACGTTACCGTTTTTGTTAGCGACAGGGGTCGCAACGACTCAAGAAATTATCTTTTTAAGCGGGCATACGCCTCCGGTGATTAATCCGTCGGCAGCACTGGATAGCATTGAGGCCTTTGGTGATACTCGTGTGCAAACGATCGGCGTCTTTGAGGAGCTCCAAAAATCGTTAGCACAATTAGGCTTAACGTTTGCAAACTTGGTCAAGCTGCAAGTCTTTTTGGTGGGTGATCCTGCCTTACAGGGTCGTATGGACAATGAGGGCTTTTCATCAGCCTATGCAGAGTTTTTTGGCACGCGTGAGCAACCACATTTAGTGTCGCGAACACGGGTTCAGGTGGTCAGTCTGGTTAATCCCGGTTGGTTAGTTGAAATTGAGGCAGTTGCAGCGCGCTAACTTCTGCTCCGCCTAATCTGATCCTCATGAGGACTTCGTTATCCGAAGTCCATCTCATATCTTCGTTTTATATTTAGCATATTCAGTTAGGCACAACATTTTTATGATTTAAATTATGTTTAATTTTTATATAAACTAACATTAATAATGTATTTTATTTATATTATTGGTAACGATAGCATGAGAACATTCAGATCATCATTGGGGTAGATGAATGTCACATGTTATTGAGTCATTAGATAGAAATAACCAAATTTTAAGCGTTAAACGGCGAAAATATTTGTGGTTGATGGTAGCGAGTGTATTGAGTAGTACTCAGTATTGTGCGGCAGAAGCCAATAACCCAGATTCAACATCAAGTCAGGGCCGCACCATCATCAACGATTCGCCACCTTCAGATTCAAACGCTGACCAGTCTGTAAATGATAATGCGGTTGTGGTTGTTGGGCGACGCGTCACTGATGCGAGTCTAGCGATTGGATTCAATCAAAATCACAATACCAGTGCGATAACGCAAAAAGCTTTGCTCTCTGCACCGGCAGGAATTTCAGGTTTGAAGATGTTGGAATCGCTGCCTGGATTTAATGTGCAATCCAATGATGCGCTAGGCTTATATGAATTTGGCAACTCGGTCTCGGTGCGCGCGTTTAATTTTCAGCAAATCGGTTTTGTGGTTGATGGCATTCCATTGGGGCGCAGTGATCAGTTTGGTGGCAGCCCTATTTTTCGTTATGTGGACAATGAAAATACCGCTCGGGTCGTGGCGTCAACGGGTACAGGGGATGTTTCTGCACCCAGTTATGCATCATTAGGTCCGATAGTTGAATATACGACAACCAATCCTGCTAAAAAATCTGGTGCCACAGTGTCAGAAACGCTTGGGAGCGACAATCTCAGACGCAGTTTTGTGAAGCTGGAGTCGGGTGAGTATGATGGGCTCTCCGCGTATGCGAGCTTCTCGAAAATCAATTCAGATCTTTGGCGTGGTGCAGGAACAATCGATCGGAAGCATGCGGAAGGAAAGGTTCGCTTTCAAAGTGATTCTGGACATGATCTGACTTTTAAAGTCGTTTATAACGATTTCTATGATCATGACGTGCCTAGCGTGACGTATGCGCAATATTTAGGTCAGGCAAATGATCCCTTTGGTCGTTCAGGACGTGATTTTGGTTATCTGGGAGAGGTGCCTAATTTACCAGTGACGGTGCCAAACATTAAATATAGCAACCCGAACTATAATCAATATTATCAGCAGGCCATTAATCAGCGTCACGACGTGCTCTATGGATTGTCAGATCAGTTTGATGTGACATCGAATATCAAAAACGTGACGACATTGTATTATGAAGATAAGGAGGGCTACGGAGTATCCCCCGAAGCCTATGCGACATCCCTAAAAAACTATACGGCCGAAAAAAATATCATCCAAGGTTTGTATGCCCCTCAAGGTTTACAATATGGTTTGTCGACCATCTCAGGCGATCGGTGGGGTGGGCGCACGGCGTTCGTGTGGAATGCAGGTGCTCATCAGGTTGAGGCGGGTGCGTGGCTTGAACGCGACGAGTATCATCGGACGCAGGCGCGCTATAACTTAGAGGGTGGCAACCCTGCGGGCGAGCCATTGCTCAATCAACCTGTACATTTACAGCGCGACTACCAGTCGACGCGAGATACGTTGCAACTTAATTTGAAAGATACATGGTCGTTGCTTGCCGATCGGCTGAAACTTGATTTTGGGGTTAAAAGCCTGAATCTGGATTATGATATTCATGGTTTCCGCAATCCCAATGATTATATCAATCAGCGCCAACCGACTTTGAGTGCCTCATGGGTTAACCATTTTCTTCCGCAAATTGGTGCGGTCTATAACCTGACCCCACATACACAGGCGTTTGGTTCATGGTCCAAGACTTTGGCACTGCCGCGTAGTGCAGATGATGTTTTCTCGCAATCAGGACCCACTGTTCCGACACCAGAAGCTGAAACTGCCCAAA comes from the Aquirhabdus parva genome and includes:
- a CDS encoding beta strand repeat-containing protein, yielding MDINLQNGRKMKHLFQLTALSTALVVAGCGGGGGGGFYGPETPTTPITPTAPLAAPNSIAVSQSKATLSTGGDSITLTFRVLDKNGGAILKAPLAISIANLANSGASLSTPSAIVTDATTGLATVTLTLANDVVDYRINRNIALTVTSTQAGVTATQQLVIPTTGTKLTLATNSSTLTAGQSAQVSATAVDGVGQLIAGATVNLLDSAGKVIPGIASQKTGTNGVATFSVPATAVPASGQLTVTGQLVGNVDTTITQTGNNSVTLTASIPNQAITFLSSSSALVNINTNASLAVQVQAATQAELTGQNVTFVTSQGLLSLTSAPITNIAKNASGNWVGTAETTLSSGSPGTATVVASFGKNTVTGNVQIISTIPAAMTLQSGTSVLAPKANTTIIALVKDVNGAPVSNAVVKFAIATDPSGGSLSSPLATTDGTGQASVTYTAGATSTLTKAISITATVTGSAGGAVVNGAAPVTLTVAGQSAYITISQDNTVVLVDTAPTYYFKNFSESVVDINGGAIANQQVSVSLVPQSYMKGYYVYDKTASLWEQVVTATCSATTSSPFVNPVALLSSTASGASLNFVTGTQGSFDYQIRYGKNYANWVTLSMNASTVVGTNQTVTGLSITPPVLGTDISGPVNVAPPNAISPFNPIPKPSDFDPTTPSGYTAAYLATLHTCP
- the purU gene encoding formyltetrahydrofolate deformylase — encoded protein: MPMTAAHTARLLITCADRPGIVQAVSSFLYHHGANIISLDQYATEEQGGTYFMRVEFALDRLQEVRDVLTRSFGDTVAAQYQMSWQLTLVGDIKKVGILVSKYDHALLELLWRWSRGLLPCEITQVVSNHEDLRDAVERFGVPYHVVKVTKENKVEAEAEIHELMAGNDVLVLARYMQILSSEFVEKWSYRVINIHHSFLPAFVGADPYRQAYEKGVKLIGATAHYVTADLDQGPIIEQAVERVSHRYTVEDLRELGEDVERNVLTRAVRWHLEDRVIVHDNKTIVFD
- a CDS encoding MFS transporter; the encoded protein is MEVTSLAHHHTPTYTLGLLLSLYIAQGLPAGFLTQALPAILRQYHVSLTVIGWSGLLLFPWAVKFLWAPVVDHHYSEKVGQSRSWILPMSSLAILILLCVAMFEPTSLVHPTSAFVLFGLLFLLSIVGATQDIATDGLAVRMLGSEARSAGNAVQVTGYRIGLIVGGGLLLIVMDYWSWMAVFFAMIGLVILNTLPVLFFKEPLWLERKAKQTNHIQPSRSDQLSSVEQLKMKVSQFWAKFQIQFGYFWSNTEMRAWLLVLLVFKIADYMSSGMVKPMMVDMGFSLSKIGFWGTILGSASSLVGAALAALLMRHMRRVTALWVFNGLQALTTGLYSLIALLHSQGYALQGWELYAANAIEHVAAAMAMVGLLTVAMDYARPAHAGSDFTFQVCAMTILGGMGYLISGYLANGLGYTAQFGLSAGLGIVLLLPILYWGRLFHQPPTASTSLHIKQLGE
- a CDS encoding class I SAM-dependent methyltransferase, with the protein product MSTFKDHFSSLANAYATFRPDYPNALFTWLSSLCVEHELAWDCATGNGQAAKHLAQYFTQVAATDASVDQITQATGPANVQFSVAPAEHTNLPDQSVDLLVVAQAVHWFDFDAFYAEAKRVLKPQGVIALITYAHHRVDETIDVPSLHYYHDIIGNYWPPERKWVENLYRDLPFPFEEISAPTFKLEAEWSLPHFIGYQATWSATKQYMASTGHNPIPELEATLRPLWGKPETLRKIEWPIALRVGRVH
- a CDS encoding L-cystine transporter, producing MNLALVINVVVFIGLLVLLGQTQRTSWSLAKKVLAGLTIGVVFGLALQLIYGPTNAVLKESITWFNIVGNGYVQLLEMIVMPLVFASILSAVAKLHNASSLGKISFLTIGILLFTTLIAALVGVLMTNLFGLTAEGLVQGAKETARLTAIQTNYVGQLTDLSVPQLILSFIPTNPFADLTGVKPTSIISVVIFAALLGVASLQLLKDDEVKGRQVLVAIDTIQAWVMKLVRLVMKLTPYGVLALMTKVVAGSNIQDIIKLGSFVIASYLGLAIMFIVHALLLSLAGINPAKFFRKILPVLTFAFTSRSSAASIPLNVEAQTRRIGVPESIASFSASFGATIGQNGCAGLYPAMLAVMVAPTVGINPLDPVWIATLVGVVTLSSVGVAGVGGGATFAALIVLPAMGLPVTLVALLISVEPLIDMGRTTLNVSGAMTAGTITSQILGLTDKTIFDHEEEVELVHR
- the aspS gene encoding aspartate--tRNA ligase, which codes for MMRTHYCGTLTEALLEQTVTLCGWVHRRRDHGGVIFLDMRDRDGLVQVVIDPDTPEAFATADRVRSEYVLKITGRVRARYAGTENANMISGQIEVLAKEIEVLATSETPPFPLNDDFTNVSEENRLKYRYLDMRRPEMLERMRFRSKVTSQIRNYLDENGFLDVETPILTRATPEGARDYLVPSRTQPGSFFALPQSPQLFKQLLMVSGFDRYYQIAKCFRDEDLRADRQPEFTQIDVETSFMDDEDIMTMMEGMIVKLFDNLMGVKFDKFPRMTYAEAMRRFASDKPDLRIPLELVDVADLLQDIEFKVFAAPAKDPKGRVVALRVPNAGDLSRGKIDDYTKFVGIYGAKGLAYIKINDITKINNGLDGKETGLQSPIVKFFPDAALQTIIERTGAQNGDLIFFGADKAKIVNDAMGALRIKIGHDLGMSTTEWAPLWVVDFPMFEEVGDGQWTSVHHPFTLPKVSVEEMKADPGAATSVAYDMVLNGTELGGGSLRIYTVEMQKAVFEALGISDEEAADKFSFLLDALKYGAPPHGGLAFGLDRLIMLMTGASSIRDVIAFPKTKTAECPLTQAPAPVEPNQLRDLGIRLREKPKADDAKA
- a CDS encoding MFS transporter, yielding MTALPTAPATQSVQTKHMPPALVVLMSIATGISVASLYYAQPLLHTLALEFHLTSSEAGGIVTTAQIGYAMGLLLIVPLGDRFEHRRLIVIMTLLAAVGLALTAIAPSFTLLLIATGLTALFTVVAQILLPFAATLAADDERGKVVGTVMSGLLMGLLLARTASGLLSSLGSWRTVYAVAAIAMTILAFVLYRALPPYRKMSSLPYPQLILSVLRLFLEERVLRVRALIGGLIFAVFSVLWTSMAFLLAQDPFHYSDGTIGLFGLIGAIGALAASGAGRLADRGLGGRVTTFGLVILLLSWLAMVFAPISVFALIVGILLLDLAVQAIHVSNLNALFNKRPEARSRLNSGYMTSYFIGGALGSVLSANAYQYAGWQGVVWVGAGLSALALLVWFWSLAPIRR